The nucleotide sequence CGCCGGAGTTCCGCCAGAGATTATGGGAATTGGCCCTGTACCCGCCTCGCAGCAGGCGCTCGCGAAGGCCGGCTTGACGCTCGGAGAGATCGATCTTGTCGAAGTCAACGAAGCCTTTGCCGGCCAGTACCTCGCCGTCGAGCGCGAGCTGGGGCTCGACCGCGAGCGCACAAACGTCAACGGCGGCGCGATTGCGCTCGGCCACCCGCTTGGCGCGTCGGGGACGCGGCTGGTGCTGACCGTTCTGCACGAGCTTCGCCGACGCCAAAAGCGCTATGGGCTGGCAACCGCCTGCATCGGCGGCGGCCAGGGCATCGCGATGATCGTCGAAGCCTTTTGACCTCTCATTAACGATGGCCGCTGAACGAAAAAAACTGGTGATGTGTCAGGCGTGTCGGGCGCTGGTGCCCGCGTCGGAGAAGCACTGCCCGATGTGCGGCAGAGAGGCCGTGCCGGCGCGCACCTTTCTGCACGCCTCGACCGGCGGCCACTTTATTTCGATCATCATCCTGACGATCAACATCGCGCTTTTCGTGCTGATGGCCCTCGTCGAGATGCGCAATGGCGCCGGCGCTGAAGCTTTTATGCAGAGCGCCAGCACCTCTGTGCTGGGCGGGATCGGCGCGCTCTATCCGGGCGCGCTCGCCAACGGCGAGTGGTGGCGGCTGGTGACCTGGAACTTTCTGCACATCGGGCTAGTGCATCTGCTGTTCAACAGCATCGCGCTTTATCAGGTCGGCCCGCAGGTCGAAGAAATTTTCGGCTCGGCGAAATTCATCTTCATCTATCTGGTCACAGGAGTTGTCGCCGGCCTCGCCTCGATGATCATCAGTCCGAGCTTCACCGCAGGGGCTTCGGGCGCGCTCTTCGGCTTGATCGGCTTGATGGCGGCTTATGGTTACCGTCTCGGCGGCGTCTTTGGCAGAGCCTTGATGAAATCGATGTTGATCTGGGCAGCGTTCGGCTTTGCCATTGGCATGATGCCGGGGATCAACAACATTGCGCATGGCGGCGGTTTCGTCGCCGGTGTCGCGCTCGCTTTCGTCATACCCGCCGAATCAACGATGACTGTCAATAGCGCGCGACTGTGGAATGCGGTGATGATCGCCTGCATGCTGATCGTCGCCGCGAGCTTTGCAATGGCGGGCCGCAATTTCAATCAAGCGCAGGAACGGGCCGCTGAGGAGGTTCAGCTCAGGCATGTCGGACAGGATGTGATTAGCCTTTCAAGGCGAATTCATAGTGCCGAAGACCTGCTCTCTCAGTCCTACGACGCGCCGCCGCCAAGTCGCGATGCCCAACAGCTTGCCGATTCGCTGCGCGCCGCGGGGCGCGATGTGATGAGCGTGTCCCACATCGACGACCGCAGTGACCAGATCAAACAGCAGTACGCCGAACTCTTGAACCGGCGCGCTGAAGGTCTTGAAATGGCGGCGAAGGACAAGAAGCCGCTGTCTCCCGCCACGCCCGCAGAAGTGGCTACGATCAAGAACATGTTCAAGGCATACGACGAATGGGAAGAAAGCGTCCTCAGTAAGTACCAACTCGTGCGGGGACGCCATTAAGTCAAACTCGGCTTTAATCGCTTACCGGAGGCTAATCAATCATGGCCATTCATAAAGTCGCCGTCCTCGGCTGCGGGCTGATGGGCTCGGGCATCGCTCAGGTCTGCGCCCAGGCGGGACGCGAAGTGACGGTTATTGAAGTCGCAGACGAGTATCTCAAGAAAGGGCTCGGCGGCATCGAAAAACAACTCGGCAAGCTGGTTGAAAAAGGCAAGCTCGCTTCCGGCGACCGAGACGCCACGCTGCGGCGCTTGCGCGGTTCCACGCGGTTTGAAGACGCGGCGGACGCCGACCTCGTCATCGAAGCCATCATCGAAAACATCGCCGAGAAGAACCGCACCTACTCCGCGCTTGACGCCATCTGCAAGCCGGAGACGATCTTTGCGACCAATACGTCGAGTTTGTCTGTGACCCAGATGATGACGGCGACCGGCGCAGAGCGCCAGCGGCGCTTCATCGGCATGCATTTCTTCAACCCTGTGCCGGTGATGAAGCTGGTCGAAGTCGTGCGGACGATCCTGACCGACCCGGACGTCTTTGAAGAAGCCGCCGCTTTCGCGCGCGACATCGGCAAAGTGCCTGTGCAGACCTCGGATCGCTCCGGCTTCATCGTCAACCGGCTGCTTGTGCCTTACCTGCTCGATGCGATTCGCGGGCTCGAAGAAGGCATCGGCTCGATTGTTGACATAGACAATGGCATGAAGCTCGGCTGCGGTCACCCGATGGGGCCGCTAACGCTGCTCGATTTCGTCGGACTGGATACGACCTACTATATCGCCAACATTATGTTTGATGAATTCAAGGAGAAACGCTTCGCGCCGCCGCCGCTGTTAAAGCGCATGGTGCTTGCGGGACTTTATGGCAGGAAGAGCGGGCGCGGCTTTTACGATTACAGCGACGCGCAGAACCCCCAGCCGATGCAGCTACTCTGAGCCTTCGCGTAACTCGGCGGCAATCACCGTAGCGGTCTCGCGCGCCAACTCGATCTCATCAGGCCGGTAAGAGATGGCGCCGACGACCGCATGGCCGCCGCCGTTATAACGCTCGCAGATCGACGCCAGGTTGTGACGGCGCGGCGAAGGGCTCCAGGGATTGAAGCCCACAGAGACTTTCGAGCGCGACGGCGATAGGCTGACGCCCACCGAATAGACGCTCTGCGGGAACAGATAGTAGGGGATGAATTTGCTGTAGCCTTCGGCGTCCTCATTGCTCAGATCGAAGTAGATGACACCGCGGTCGAAATGGGCGCGCTCGCCGATCAGATCGATCATGCGGCGGTGGCGCTCATGAAGCGGGTGGAAAGCCGCGGCGACCAGCGGCTCTTCGATGAGCGCGCTAAGCGGCTCGCGCTGCATGCCTTGAATGATACGATCCATCACGGCGCGGTCGCGGCTCGCTTCGATGACCAGCATCAAGCGCAAGGCCGGCGCCGCCAGCTCGACCGCCGTGCGGGCGTCTTCGTACTGCGCGCCGTCAATGATGTCGGCCCACTCGATCAATTCCGCGAGGTCGGCGGCACGGAAGCCATACTTATGGGCGACGGTGTCGGCGATAAATTTGGTACAGGACTTGTACGCCGGGTTATAGAACTTTGACGGCCAGACGCCGCCGACGTAATGCTTCTCGTCCTGAGGCGACAGGAAGGCGCTCTGGTGATGGTCGAACCACCATGTCAAACGCTCCGTCGGGCTGTACTTGAAATCCACAATCGCGTTTTCGTCGCCATCGAACAGCTCTTCTTCGATGAACTTCTGATTCGGCTTGTGCGACAATCCGGCAAAGCCGATCTCGGCCCGCGGGTTGATGATCTCACTGAAAAAGCGCGAGAAGACGGCGGCGGACGCAAAACCGTCAAAGCAATGATCGTGATGCAGTATGCGTAATTTCATCGGGTATCGGGGTGGCCTTTCTGCCATTTATTTAGCCATTCAATTTACCATCCCGATAGCGAAATCGTGAAGCGAAAGAAGGCGACCGCGCGACGGCTGCTCCGCGAACGCTGCGGATTTGCTATTGAGAGTCGTCCACTATCTAGCCGTAGTGGTAAAATAAAAACAGCAGTTAGAAAGCAATTATCAACATCCAATAATTGAAGGTTAATCATGGCAGCAATACCCTTGAAACAAATACTCAAAGCGCGAACCGTCGAAGGCGAAATCTATGATCGGCTCGAAGGCGACCGCGTTCGCTGTTATGCCTGCGGGCATCGCTGTTTGATTCTGCCGGGGCTCGATGGCATCTGCCGCGTGCGTTACAACGAAGGCGGGCGCTTGATGGTGCCGACCGGCTACGTCGCGGCGCTGGCCTGCGACCCGACAGAGAAGAAGCCGTTTTTTCATGCCTATCCCGGCTCGCTGGCGCTGACCTTCGGCATGCTCGGATGCGATTACCATTGCAGCTATTGCTTTGCGCCATCTACACGGATCGGCACAACACGCGGGGCAATAGCCTTTGAAAAGCTGTTCGAGCAGGCAGAAAGAAAGGAAGATCTGAGCGACGCCGAAATTGCTTACCCGTCGGATCTGTCAGTATACAGTCATACAGGAAAAGTCCAGAAAGTGCGGGCGATCTTCCGGCATGAATACCACGGCAAGATGTTAAAGATTCAGGCTGCTTTCTGCCCGCCCGTTCAATGCACACCTGATCATAAACTGCTCGCGATTCGCAAGCCGAAATCGGGCCGCAGACCTGAAGAGCCGGCGTTCATCAAGGCTGAGGAGCTGAGCCGCGATCATTGCCTAGCTCTCCCGCGCAACCTACCTTGCGACGACGATGTGATTCTTGACGTGCCAGAATTACTTTGGCAACAGGTTAGCCCCTCTAGAATGCGGCGCGAAATAACCGGCGACCTTATCGAACCGTTATCTGCAAAGACAGTGCAAGGCATCAGTGCGTTGTGTATCAGCGAAGAGGTGCATCGATCTAGCAGTTGGGTACGGTTCATGCAAGATAACCTGAGAAGCGGCCTCTGGGTTTTGGATGATTTGGCGAAGTACGATGGCAAACTCATAATTAAAAATGAATCCGTTCGCTTCTATAACGAGCATGAGCCTGGCATTGCGCGCGGTCTGCCGCTTGATGAAAAACTTGCAACCTTGCTTGGATACTACTGCGCAGAAGGCAATGTCTGGCAGGATGTCGCACGCCGTGCACATTCAGGAATGCTGACGTTTTCTTTCGGTCTCCACGAAACCGCGTATGCTGAAAAGGTCAAACGGCTAATCAAAGAAGTCTTTGGTTTGGAGGCTACAATCACTAAGCGTTCGACGACGCTTGCCGTCGTACTATACAAATCTTCGGTTGCCTTGCTATTCGCCAGCCTTTGTGGAATTGGTTCAGGAAATAAGTACGTGCCTGACCAACTGTTTCAAGCTCCGCCAGATGTCATCGAGGCTTTCCTAACCGCATATGCCGAAGGCGATGGCCATCGTGAACGCAATGGGCTGATTTCCACCGCAACAAAATCAGAAGAGCTTGCTTACGGAGTTGCATTGCTCGTGCTCAAGACTGGCAGAGTGCCCGCATTGCGCCGTTACACAATACCCAAAGAAGGGAAATTGCAGGGACGAACTATTCACCGCTCGCCGACACAATTTCTCATTCGTTGGTTCGATAATCCAGAAAAGCGGCGCTGCTGGAAGTCGGAAAACCATTTCTTTGTGCCTATCCGAAGCATTGAGGCCGAAGATTATGACGGCTATGTCTACAACATGGAAGTGGAAGAAGATCATTCCTATCTGGCCAATTTTCTCGCGGTAGCAAACTGCCAGAATTGGATAAGTTCGCAATCCTTGCGTGATCCGAATGCCATTGCGCCGCCGCGCGACGTGACGCCCCAGCAGTTGGTCGAGGCGGCGCGGCGCTATCAGGCGCGGCTTGTGGTGTCGAGCTACAACGAGCCGCTGATTACCAGCGAGTGGGCCGTTGAGGTGTTCAAGCAAGCGAAACCTCAAGGCTTCGTTTGCGGCTATGTCTCAAACGGCAATGCGACGCCTGAAGTGCTCGACTACATTCGTCCGTGGACGGAGCTTTATAAAATCGACCTCAAGGGCTTCAACGATAGAAACTACCGCAAGCTTGGCGGGCTGCTCGAAAACGTCCTCAACACCATTAAGCTGGTTTACGAGCGCGGCTTCTGGCTGGAGGTCGTGACGCTGATCATTCCCGGCTTCAATGATTCGGATGATGAACTGAAGGCCGCCGCCGATTTCATCGCAGGGGTTTCGCCCGACATTCCGTGGCACGTCACGGCGTTTCATCAAGATTACAAGATGACCGGGCCGGACAATACTTCAGTCGAAACCTTGATCCGCGCCGCCGAGATCGGTTATGGCGCGGGCTTGAAATTCGTGTATGCCGGAAATCTGCCGGGGCGCGTCGGCGGGTATGAGAACACCTATTGTCCCGGTTGCAAGGCGATGCTGATTGAGCGCTACGGTTTTCGCATCCTCAAGAACCGCATCCGCGACGGCTCGTGCCCCGATTGCCATGCACAGATTCCCGGTCGCTGGGATTAGCTGAGACCTGATGGTCTCGGCGGCGCTCAAGCAATACCGCGACTGCTTGCACGATGGAATAGATTGCCGGGGCGCTAACGACGATGCCAATCAAAACCATGCGACCGAAACTGTCGAGCAGGTCGTAGCCATCCTGATAATTCCAAATCAGTGACGCGGCGACTAAGACAAAGTGACTGACGATTATGATCCAGAGCTTGGCGGTTGAAAATTGTTCGAACTGTCGCTTCATTGCCGTCGCCGCGCTGATCGCCAGTTGTTGCTAATCCGCCGCCGCGTCAGTCGCCTGGGCGTGCGGCTTGTAAACCACCTGCACGATGGTGCGGCGCGTCGTATCGGCGAGCGCGTCTTCGCTGCGCGAGACCGGGGCCGGGCCGCCTTCTTCGGCAATCAGCCGCTCGACGAAATCATCCTGAAGGCGGCGGTAGGAATGGACGCCGCCGTCTGAGTTGAATATCCCGAACAGCAAAGGGCCGCCTGACTTGGTGTAGGCGATGCCGACCAGCGTGCTGACGCCGTTGTCGAGTGACACGAGCGTGCCGGTCTTGGCGACGACCGCGCCGCGCGCCGCGTCGCTTACGAAGCGTGCCTTCAACGTCCCCGAATCGACGCCGGCGACCGGCATCACGTCTTCCGTCTTCAGCGAGTAGGTTCCGAGCAGGCCAATCAAGGCGCGCAGCACTTGCAGCGCCGCCCGCGGCGTGATGCGGTTGAACTCGAGCCCCGAAGTCCGCCCGACATAAATATCGCTGTCGCGCAGCCCGACTTGCTTGATCAGAAACGACTGCACAGCGGGCGGACCGCCGACCGATTCGCCGACGACTTCGGCAATGGCATTGCTGCTGTGGGCGTTCTGATAAAACAGGATGTGCAGCAAGGGCTCTGAGTAGTGCGTGACGAGCGGGGTTCCAGACTTATCGCCAAACACTGTCTGCCCGTCTATGTGAATGCCCGCGGCTTGCAGCGCCGCGCGCAGCTTCGACGCAGAGGTTTCGCGCGAAAGGTTCGAGTGATAGCCGGTGGCGAAAAAGTAAAAAGGGCCGGCGATGCGCAACGCGCCGCTGACGCGACCGACGCCCAGCCGGGTTAACTCGGCGGCAACGTCCTGCGCGTCCTGGGCCGCGAACATCGGGTCCGCCGTGCCTTCGACAACCAGATCGCCATTGAGCTTGTGCGCGCCTGCGTCTAGCGGTCCATCGGCAAGAAAGTTGGTGCGGTAGCGATAATCCGGGCCGAGCTTCGCCAGCGCCGTCAGCGACGTCGCCAGTTTCATCACCGACGCCGGGTTGAAGGCGATGTCGGCGTTGTGGTCGGCAAACGTCGTGCGGCCATCGAGCGATTGAATCAGCACACCTTGATCGCTGAGGCTGCCGCCGTGCGACTTGATGGTTTCTTTATACTCGTCGAGCGCGCGCACGGGCTGGACTTCAGCGCTCGACGCCGACGCCGACGCATTGAGATCGCCACTGAGTGCGACGCGCGACTCGCGCACGGAGGTGGCCAATAGAATTAAGATGAGCGGCAGGAAAATGATTCGCTTCAAGGCTTCAGCATCCCCTCTGAAGTTCGGCTTTCGGGCTTGTCGCGTCCTCTAATCTCAGCTTTGATTATACAAATCGAATGCCAAAGAGGCTACTGTGCATTGGGGGCAGGGCGGAGTCTGCGCGGCAGCTCTTGAAAGCGCGGTGCGGCGCGCAAAGGATACCAGCCGGTGCGGTCCTGAGCGCAAGCTCCCAGGCGTCATGCTGGCCGATGCTGTATCAAGCCATTTCAACGCCTCTCCCTTACAGGGCATCGCTGTAAAGATCAAATGACCTGTCGGCCGGTGATCTTTACTTCGACGGCGGGTTAAAGACCGAGTCGTTGACTGTCACGTTGTGGCGCATCTCTTTGATGCGGATGACGACATTGGTTTCGCCGTCCTGTTGACGAAAGGTGAACGGCAATTTGATTCCGTCCAGCGTCCGGTAATCCGTGTAATAGGTCGTCGTGGTCTTCGATTCGCGCGTTTCGTCGCTGCGCAACAACAGGCCGTTTTGCATGTCGAAGTAAAGTTTCTGCGCCGTGCCATCCTCGCCTTTAGCGTCAATGACGAAAGCGTCCTTGCCCTCGACCTTCTCTTTGCCGCTCAACGTCATGCTCGAATATCCGCTGCGTAGATTCAGCTCGTGATAAAAATCGGCATCGCGTTTCATCGCAGCCAGCTCAGCGCCGGTAATCCGTTTGACGTTGCCTTCGTTGTCGGTTTCCCATCCGGTGCTGCCGTTGAAGCCCCTGCGAGTGGCGACCAGCCCCGGCACCGTCGCGACGAACAGGTACTTGTTCGGGGCTTTCAGGTAAAACTCCGCCGTGCCGCTGACGCCAGCCGAAGGAACATCAAATGTTCCAGTAGCCACTCGGCTCGACACCGCTTTGATCGCCGCTTCGCCGCCCAGCGCATTCACGTAATTCGTTAGAATCTTGTCAACGACATTGCCAGTCGCCGAAGTATCGCTCGCGGATGTATTGGCGTTGGCGTTGGCGTTTGAGGACGGCGTCGTGTTCGCCGCACTCGAATTGGAGTTGTTGTCCGGATAGGTTTTGGTCGCTGGCGGATAGCTGCTGGTGCTATTGGCAGTGCCCGACGGGCTGCTGTTGTCTGCCATATATCCGATGATGGCTAAAGCGACGACGCCGAGAACTAAAACGCCAACTATGCTGAGAACGATCCACAGGCCGGTTCGCGATTTGCGCGGCGCGGCGACATAAGAAGGCGCGCCGCCGCTCCATTGCGGCTGCGCATATTGCGGCTGCGCATTCGGCCAGCTCTGCTGACCGGGTGGTTGCGCATTCGGCCAGCTTGGAGGCGGCGATGTTTGAGCGTTCGGCCAGTTCGGTTGCGTGGGTTGAGGCGGTGGGGCCTGCGGCCAGCTTGTCTGTTGCGGCGGCGGCGGCCAGCTCGATGGTTGTTGAGGTGGCGGCGGCCAGCTCGCCTGCGGTTGTTGCGGCGGTGGCCAGCTCGGCTGACCGGGCGGCTGCGCATTCGGCCAGCTTGGCTGTGGCGGCGAAGGGTACTGACCGCCGGGTTGCGTCGGGTTGGGCGCGACAGGCGAGCTTTGTCGCCCGCTGAGCGGCGCGGTCCCACCCGCACCCGGCGACGCCGGCGGCGCCACAATCGTGGGCGGCGGACTCGTCGGTCTGCCGGCGGGCGCTGTTGCCTGACTGGCATCGCGCCACATCTTGCGCATCACTTCTGCTGAAGCCGGACGCTGCTCGCGCATCAATGACAACGCCTGTTTTAAGACCTGCGCGATGGCCGGCTTGACCTGCGGATTGATCTCATTGGCGGGACGCAGCGGGTCGGGCTGCTGATTGGCAATCGCGATGGCGCGTGTCAAGGCGCTGGGCGGCGTCGTGTTCGTCAGCATGTGATTGAGCGTCGCGGCCAGGGCGTAGAGGTCGCTGCGCGCATCGGTGCCCTCGGCCTTGATCTGTTCGAGCGGCGCATAATCCGGCGTATAACCGTAAATGCTCTGACCGGCAGCGAACTGTAGCGTCTGTTCGGGCAGCCCTTTGGCCAGGCCAAAGTCGAGCAGGATGATTTGGCCCTGGTCGGTGAGCTTGAGGTTTTGAGGCTTGATGTCGCGGTGAATAATGGGCGGGTGCTGGCCGTGCAGGTAAGCCAGCGCGCCGAGCAACTGCTCGCCCCACTCGACGACCTGATCGGCGTCAAATGGCCCGCCGCGCTTCTCAAGCATCGTCATGAGATCGTTGCCGGCGATGTACTCCATCACCAGGAACTGGCCGTTGCTCTCCGTGAAATGATCGCTGACTTTTGGCAGGGCCGGGTGGCGCAGACTGGCTAGCAAGCGAGCTTCGCGCTCGAACGCCTTGAGCATCATCTCATCGGTAAAGAAGGTCTGTTTGAGGGCGACCGTGTGACCGAGCCGCTGATCTGTGGCTTGATAGACCGCGCCCATGCCGCCCTGTCCGAGCAGCCGCCCGATGAGATAACGGTTCTGTAGCAACGTATCTGGTGTCAGCATCTCAGTCCCCTTCCCTCCTTGAACAACCTGCCCGTCGGAGTATATAGCATAAGCGTCGAATCAGCCACACAGCGAAGCCGCACCGTCTCCGGCAGTTTGTGGGACTCGTAAGTTAACTGTTCAGCGGCGGCGGCAGCCATCAGACTTTCCTCCGATTGGAGTCCACGAAGCAGCGCGGCCTTGAATGTCAGATCGAAGCGGCGATCATTATACGCGAGCAATGGTTAACAGTCACCTCAAGGGCGAGAGAATCGCTAAAGGACCCTGTAAAGCCGCAGGCACGCTGCTTGACAGATGTCGGCGCATCACTTAGGATAAATTTTCAGTCGGGGCTGTAGCTCAGTTGGCAGAGCGCGTGGCTCGCATTCACGAGGCCAGGGGTTCGAATCCCCTCAGCTCCATTCCCTCTTATTTTCCCACTTGAATCAGGAAGCTGTTTCCTCACACGCTGTGTTAGTTTCCTTCACATTGCCCGCATTGTATTTTTTGCCGCATCGCTTTAGTACAACCACGAAAGTTCTTGCTCGCCACAGTTTCATCTTGTCGGATTCAATTTGACTTCAGGGTCGCTCAAAAGTCGTTCGGCGAACGAGCTTCTACTTTTATTTTCAACGTTTAAACGAACAAACGCGACACCCAACGAGTTCTTGCCTGACGATGAGTCAAAGGGGAAGCTCAATTGGAGAAGAGTGGCATTTT is from Blastocatellia bacterium and encodes:
- a CDS encoding rhomboid family intramembrane serine protease translates to MAAERKKLVMCQACRALVPASEKHCPMCGREAVPARTFLHASTGGHFISIIILTINIALFVLMALVEMRNGAGAEAFMQSASTSVLGGIGALYPGALANGEWWRLVTWNFLHIGLVHLLFNSIALYQVGPQVEEIFGSAKFIFIYLVTGVVAGLASMIISPSFTAGASGALFGLIGLMAAYGYRLGGVFGRALMKSMLIWAAFGFAIGMMPGINNIAHGGGFVAGVALAFVIPAESTMTVNSARLWNAVMIACMLIVAASFAMAGRNFNQAQERAAEEVQLRHVGQDVISLSRRIHSAEDLLSQSYDAPPPSRDAQQLADSLRAAGRDVMSVSHIDDRSDQIKQQYAELLNRRAEGLEMAAKDKKPLSPATPAEVATIKNMFKAYDEWEESVLSKYQLVRGRH
- a CDS encoding 3-hydroxybutyryl-CoA dehydrogenase, which encodes MAIHKVAVLGCGLMGSGIAQVCAQAGREVTVIEVADEYLKKGLGGIEKQLGKLVEKGKLASGDRDATLRRLRGSTRFEDAADADLVIEAIIENIAEKNRTYSALDAICKPETIFATNTSSLSVTQMMTATGAERQRRFIGMHFFNPVPVMKLVEVVRTILTDPDVFEEAAAFARDIGKVPVQTSDRSGFIVNRLLVPYLLDAIRGLEEGIGSIVDIDNGMKLGCGHPMGPLTLLDFVGLDTTYYIANIMFDEFKEKRFAPPPLLKRMVLAGLYGRKSGRGFYDYSDAQNPQPMQLL
- a CDS encoding phosphoesterase encodes the protein MKLRILHHDHCFDGFASAAVFSRFFSEIINPRAEIGFAGLSHKPNQKFIEEELFDGDENAIVDFKYSPTERLTWWFDHHQSAFLSPQDEKHYVGGVWPSKFYNPAYKSCTKFIADTVAHKYGFRAADLAELIEWADIIDGAQYEDARTAVELAAPALRLMLVIEASRDRAVMDRIIQGMQREPLSALIEEPLVAAAFHPLHERHRRMIDLIGERAHFDRGVIYFDLSNEDAEGYSKFIPYYLFPQSVYSVGVSLSPSRSKVSVGFNPWSPSPRRHNLASICERYNGGGHAVVGAISYRPDEIELARETATVIAAELREGSE
- a CDS encoding radical SAM protein, whose amino-acid sequence is MAAIPLKQILKARTVEGEIYDRLEGDRVRCYACGHRCLILPGLDGICRVRYNEGGRLMVPTGYVAALACDPTEKKPFFHAYPGSLALTFGMLGCDYHCSYCFAPSTRIGTTRGAIAFEKLFEQAERKEDLSDAEIAYPSDLSVYSHTGKVQKVRAIFRHEYHGKMLKIQAAFCPPVQCTPDHKLLAIRKPKSGRRPEEPAFIKAEELSRDHCLALPRNLPCDDDVILDVPELLWQQVSPSRMRREITGDLIEPLSAKTVQGISALCISEEVHRSSSWVRFMQDNLRSGLWVLDDLAKYDGKLIIKNESVRFYNEHEPGIARGLPLDEKLATLLGYYCAEGNVWQDVARRAHSGMLTFSFGLHETAYAEKVKRLIKEVFGLEATITKRSTTLAVVLYKSSVALLFASLCGIGSGNKYVPDQLFQAPPDVIEAFLTAYAEGDGHRERNGLISTATKSEELAYGVALLVLKTGRVPALRRYTIPKEGKLQGRTIHRSPTQFLIRWFDNPEKRRCWKSENHFFVPIRSIEAEDYDGYVYNMEVEEDHSYLANFLAVANCQNWISSQSLRDPNAIAPPRDVTPQQLVEAARRYQARLVVSSYNEPLITSEWAVEVFKQAKPQGFVCGYVSNGNATPEVLDYIRPWTELYKIDLKGFNDRNYRKLGGLLENVLNTIKLVYERGFWLEVVTLIIPGFNDSDDELKAAADFIAGVSPDIPWHVTAFHQDYKMTGPDNTSVETLIRAAEIGYGAGLKFVYAGNLPGRVGGYENTYCPGCKAMLIERYGFRILKNRIRDGSCPDCHAQIPGRWD
- a CDS encoding D-alanyl-D-alanine carboxypeptidase → MKRIIFLPLILILLATSVRESRVALSGDLNASASASSAEVQPVRALDEYKETIKSHGGSLSDQGVLIQSLDGRTTFADHNADIAFNPASVMKLATSLTALAKLGPDYRYRTNFLADGPLDAGAHKLNGDLVVEGTADPMFAAQDAQDVAAELTRLGVGRVSGALRIAGPFYFFATGYHSNLSRETSASKLRAALQAAGIHIDGQTVFGDKSGTPLVTHYSEPLLHILFYQNAHSSNAIAEVVGESVGGPPAVQSFLIKQVGLRDSDIYVGRTSGLEFNRITPRAALQVLRALIGLLGTYSLKTEDVMPVAGVDSGTLKARFVSDAARGAVVAKTGTLVSLDNGVSTLVGIAYTKSGGPLLFGIFNSDGGVHSYRRLQDDFVERLIAEEGGPAPVSRSEDALADTTRRTIVQVVYKPHAQATDAAAD
- a CDS encoding protein kinase; this translates as MLTPDTLLQNRYLIGRLLGQGGMGAVYQATDQRLGHTVALKQTFFTDEMMLKAFEREARLLASLRHPALPKVSDHFTESNGQFLVMEYIAGNDLMTMLEKRGGPFDADQVVEWGEQLLGALAYLHGQHPPIIHRDIKPQNLKLTDQGQIILLDFGLAKGLPEQTLQFAAGQSIYGYTPDYAPLEQIKAEGTDARSDLYALAATLNHMLTNTTPPSALTRAIAIANQQPDPLRPANEINPQVKPAIAQVLKQALSLMREQRPASAEVMRKMWRDASQATAPAGRPTSPPPTIVAPPASPGAGGTAPLSGRQSSPVAPNPTQPGGQYPSPPQPSWPNAQPPGQPSWPPPQQPQASWPPPPQQPSSWPPPPQQTSWPQAPPPQPTQPNWPNAQTSPPPSWPNAQPPGQQSWPNAQPQYAQPQWSGGAPSYVAAPRKSRTGLWIVLSIVGVLVLGVVALAIIGYMADNSSPSGTANSTSSYPPATKTYPDNNSNSSAANTTPSSNANANANTSASDTSATGNVVDKILTNYVNALGGEAAIKAVSSRVATGTFDVPSAGVSGTAEFYLKAPNKYLFVATVPGLVATRRGFNGSTGWETDNEGNVKRITGAELAAMKRDADFYHELNLRSGYSSMTLSGKEKVEGKDAFVIDAKGEDGTAQKLYFDMQNGLLLRSDETRESKTTTTYYTDYRTLDGIKLPFTFRQQDGETNVVIRIKEMRHNVTVNDSVFNPPSK